One window of Phoenix dactylifera cultivar Barhee BC4 chromosome 5, palm_55x_up_171113_PBpolish2nd_filt_p, whole genome shotgun sequence genomic DNA carries:
- the LOC103713026 gene encoding uncharacterized protein LOC103713026, whose translation MAAARGIVGSLSFSTSLSPPARTMVLPRIRRGCVKPSKGIYGRFERPLEEVYNVRVDRGVPKERLEELGIERWSTWKTGRCCLPWDWHADQQVYIVSGEVRVVPEGAKSGDRFMRFVAGDLVRYPKWFEADLFFDGPYEERYRFRAYGDD comes from the coding sequence ATGGCGGCGGCCAGGGGCATCGTCGGTTCCCTCAGCTTCTCGACCTCCCTCAGCCCTCCCGCCAGGACCATGGTGCTGCCGCGAATCCGGCGCGGATGCGTAAAGCCGTCGAAGGGGATCTACGGGCGGTTCGAGCGGCCGCTGGAGGAGGTGTACAACGTGCGGGTGGACCGCGGGGTGCCTAAGGAGCGGCTGGAGGAGCTGGGCATCGAGCGGTGGTCGACGTGGAAGACCGGCCGCTGCTGCCTCCCATGGGACTGGCACGCCGACCAGCAGGTCTACATCGTCTCCGGCGAGGTCCGCGTCGTCCCGGAGGGCGCCAAGTCCGGCGACCGCTTCATGCGCTTCGTCGCCGGCGACCTCGTCCGCTATCCCAAGTGGTTCGAGGCCGACCTCTTCTTCGACGGGCCCTACGAGGAGCGCTACCGTTTCCGTGCCTACGGTGACGATTGA
- the LOC103713027 gene encoding SKP1-like protein 12, producing MSPEASKKLEPPKMVVLRAYGGAEFEVDVVVASQSGTIKNMIDDGWSVESGVPLPNVEGPVLAKMVEYWKRHVEGGGEEELKEWDKGFVEREKQDLLVITMAAHYLDSQPLFELCCQAVADTIKDMAVEDVREYFGIENDFTPEEERKMRVAHSWAFQ from the coding sequence ATGTCTCCCGAAGCGAGCAAGAAGTTGGAGCCCCCAAAGATGGTGGTTCTCCGGGCCTACGGCGGCGCGGAATTTGAGGTCGATGTGGTCGTGGCGAGCCAGTCGGGGACGATCAAGAACATGATCGACGACGGGTGGTCCGTGGAGTCCGGCGTGCCCCTCCCCAACGTGGAGGGCCCCGTGCTCGCCAAGATGGTGGAGTACTGGAAGCGTCACGTCGAGGGtgggggggaggaggagctcaaGGAGTGGGACAAGGGCTTCGTCGAAAGGGAGAAGCAGGACCTTTTGGTGATTACCATGGCCGCCCACTACCTCGACTCCCAGCCCCTGTTCGAACTCTGCTGCCAGGCGGTGGCCGACACCATCAAGGACATGGCGGTCGAGGATGTCCGGGAATACTTCGGGATTGAGAACGACTTCACCCccgaagaggagaggaagatgaGGGTTGCGCATAGCTGGGCCTTCCAGTGA